The Pseudomonas sp. S06B 330 genome contains the following window.
CCGTCGCGACGAGTTTGGCGTCCTGGCCAATGACTTCAACCGCATGGGCTCGCGCCTGCAGAGCCTGATCGGCAGCCAGCGGCAATTGTTGCGCGACGTCTCGCATGAACTGCGCTCGCCGCTGGCACGTTTGCGCATCGCCCTCGCCCTGGCAGAACGGGCCGAACCGGAGCAACGCCAGGCGCTATGGCCGCGCCTGACCCGCGAATGCGACCGCCTCGAAGCGCTGATCAGCGAGATTCTGGTATTGGCCCGCGTCGATGCCGACCAGGCCCGGGCTGAGCCGGTGGACCTTGATGCGATTTTGCAAGCCGTACACAAGGATGCTCAGCTCAATGCACCTGAACAGAGAATCCAGCTGCAGCACGAAAGTGGGCTGAGCCTGCAAGGTTGGCCGACGCTGATCGAACGGGCGCTGGACAACTTGCTGCGTAACGCCTTGCGCTTTAATCCACCTGGACAGCCCATTGAAGTCACTGCGGTACGTGACAATGAACGCATCGTGCTGAGCGTGCGCGACCATGGGCCGGGGGTAGTTGAAGAGCACCTGGCGCAATTGGGCGAGCCGTTCTTCCGAGCGCCGGGGCAGAGTGCCGCCGGTCACGGCCTGGGGCTGGCGATTGCGCGAAAGGCGGCAGTGCGCCATGGCGGCACTCTGACGCTGGAGAACCACCCGGAAGGGGGATTCGTCGCGCGTCTGGAGTTACCGCTGGCCGGGCCTGGGAGTGCCTGACCTTGGAGGGGTGCCGGCGATGAGGCCGGCACCGGTACTACAACACTTTACTGCCCCCAGGCACTGACAAAATCAGCCGTGGCCAGCACCGGCGCGGTACGTGGCTCATTCAGCGGTGTGCCCAGATACAGGAAGGCAATGATTTCCTCATTGTCAGCCAGCCCTAGGCCCTTGGCCACATGCTTGCTGTACGACAGCTCGCCGGTACGCCAGACCGCACCGATGCCCTGGGCATGTGCCGCCAACAGAATACCGTGGGCAGCGCAACCCGCCGCCAGGCGTTGCTCCGACGCCGGTACCTTGAAATGGTCCTGCAAACGCGCAATCACCACCACCAGCAATGGTGCACGCAATGGCATGGCGCGAGCCTTATCCAGGGCCGCCTCACTGGTATCACCTTCAAGCTTTACCGCCTCGGCCAGCAGTTGGCCGAGTTTTTCGCGCGCCTGCCCTTCGACGGTCAGAAAGCGCCAGGGCCGTAGCTGACCATGGTCAGGTGCCCGCAACGCAGCCTGAAACAGGGCCTCACGCTGCGCAGCATTGGGCGCGGGTTCCACCAGTCGTGGAACGGAAACACGGTTGAGCAATGCGTCGAGAGCCTCCATCGGCTACCCCCTGAAAAGAAATGTGCAGCTATTCTAGCGTTTACTTAAAAAGGTCCATAGGTAGAATGGCGCCCTTCCGTTACGAGTCAGAGCAGATCACATGGCGTTGCCGACCTTAAGGATCATTGGTTTTATCATCGGCATCTTCCTGATCACCCTGGCGATCAGCATGGTCGTGCCCATGGCCACCCTGGTGATCTTCGATCGCACCAGCGACTTGCCGTCGTTTCTGTGGGCCAGCATGATCACCTTTGTCGCCGGACTGGCCATGGTGCTCCAGGGGCGCCCCGAGCATGTGCACCTGCGCCCGCGGGACATGTACCTGCTGACGGTCAGCAGTTGGCTGGTGGTGTGCATCTTCGCCGCCCTGCCGTTTCTACTGACCCAGCACATCAGTTACACCGACGCCTTCTTTGAAAGCATGTCTGGCATCACCGCCACTGGCGCCACCGTACTCAGTGGTCTGGATACCATGTCGCCGGGTATTTTGATGTGGCGCTCGCTGCTGCACTGGCTCGGCGGTATCGGCTTT
Protein-coding sequences here:
- a CDS encoding sensor histidine kinase, coding for MRSLFWRILASFWLAIALVAGLSILLGHMLNQDAWILSRHPGLNTLAQKWTQHYEQQGADSAQYFLERRKRRYNIDVQVLNDSGEAVVPGTFPRRAAAFEARRHNDERHLPWRRLTEEYTSPDSGNTYLLIYRIPHPELDAWHRDSLLWPLSALGIALVVLTLFSLLVTLSITRPLSRLRGAVHDLGQTTYQQNSLARLANRRDEFGVLANDFNRMGSRLQSLIGSQRQLLRDVSHELRSPLARLRIALALAERAEPEQRQALWPRLTRECDRLEALISEILVLARVDADQARAEPVDLDAILQAVHKDAQLNAPEQRIQLQHESGLSLQGWPTLIERALDNLLRNALRFNPPGQPIEVTAVRDNERIVLSVRDHGPGVVEEHLAQLGEPFFRAPGQSAAGHGLGLAIARKAAVRHGGTLTLENHPEGGFVARLELPLAGPGSA
- a CDS encoding nitroreductase family protein, which translates into the protein MEALDALLNRVSVPRLVEPAPNAAQREALFQAALRAPDHGQLRPWRFLTVEGQAREKLGQLLAEAVKLEGDTSEAALDKARAMPLRAPLLVVVIARLQDHFKVPASEQRLAAGCAAHGILLAAHAQGIGAVWRTGELSYSKHVAKGLGLADNEEIIAFLYLGTPLNEPRTAPVLATADFVSAWGQ